The Xenopus laevis strain J_2021 chromosome 5L, Xenopus_laevis_v10.1, whole genome shotgun sequence genome has a segment encoding these proteins:
- the LOC108717138 gene encoding aquaporin-12, whose amino-acid sequence MAGLNILVAFFASTIAVCQLLRWAARKFLPDRFYQCTASELASSLQLCACCLELRMLVEIGMWGGGYGPDVVTTLLFLLFVAHGFTFDKASGNSAVSLQEFLLRDSPLLDTTAKLLAQYMGMEAAKVLTKHYWALELTEFHMIQNLMAQDCSSSLQTSVAHGVFVEGLCAFCFHLVLLRFKSIRLIYRVPIVALTVSLLSYTAGSYTGAFFNPMLAATLTFQCSGNSLREYSLVYCCGPCAGMALALLLYQGNIPLLFQRNLLYSQKGKYKTPKTKAHQSSAAKASDKLKSSQKGKAPEKKAGQDESRKAGTLPTQKRSG is encoded by the exons ATGGCTGGCCTCAACATCTTGGTGGCTTTCTTTGCATCAACTATAGCAGTGTGCCAACTTCTTCGCTGGGCTGCCAGGAAGTTCCTGCCTGACCGGTTCTATCAGTGCACTGCCAGTGAGTTGGCCAGTTCACTTCAGTTATGTGCTTGCTGCCTGGAGCTGCGGATGCTGGTGGAAATTGGTATGTGGGGAGGTGGTTATGGCCCTGATGTGGTCACAACACTGCTGTTTCTTCTGTTCGTCGCCCATGGATTCACTTTTGATAAAGCGTCCGGCAACTCTGCAGTGTCCCTGCAGGAGTTCCTTCTCCGTGACTCCCCTCTTCTAGACACCACGGCTAAGTTACTGGCACAGTACATGGGCATGGAAGCTGCAAAAGTGCTAACGAAACATTATTGGGCATTGGAGCTCACAGAATTCCACATGATTCAGAATCTGATGGCTCAGGACTGCAGCTCGTCCCTGCAAACTTCAGTTGCACATGGTGTCTTTGTTGAAGGGTTGTGCGCTTTCTGTTTCCATCTGGTGCTCCTCCGCTTCAAAAGCATAAGGCTGATCTACAGGGTTCCTATAGTTGCACTTACTGTCTCTCTCCTGTCTTACACAG CCGGGTCGTACACTGGAGCTTTCTTTAACCCTATGCTGGCTGCCACACTGACCTTCCAATGCTCTGGAAACAGTCTAAGGGAATATTCACTGGTGTACTGCTGTGGCCCTTGTGCTG GCATGGCACTGGCCCTCCTCCTGTATCAAGGCAACATCCCCCTGCTCTTTCAGAGAAACCTGCTGTACTCCCAGAAGGGCAAATACAAAACTCCAAAGACAAAAGCTCATCAATCGTCTGCAGCTAAGGCTTCAGATAAGCTTAAATCTTCTCAAAAGGGAAAAGCACCTGAGAAGAAAGCTGGTCAAGATGAGTCCAGGAAAGCAGGGACTTTGCCAACCCAGAAACGAAGCGGCTAA